Proteins encoded together in one Vigna angularis cultivar LongXiaoDou No.4 chromosome 5, ASM1680809v1, whole genome shotgun sequence window:
- the LOC128196610 gene encoding uncharacterized protein LOC128196610, translating to MTYDLGFVVVIVRSDIATGVRGRKTFVILGCERGGKYRKYKADTVASVYGTRKCECPFRLKGKPCLDGAEWVLKVMCGHHNHELAETLVGHPYAGRLNMSEQSLLVDMTKIHSTEAWDVLMDARENLMDCAYESLFAEYVNGLQYASNSWSFFFEYVNQTWIILYSTYFVKFWTNRVMNLGNTTTNRAKSAHWSLKKVLGNSMGDLCSCWDNIHNVVILQHNKIKASFESSLLLTSDHSRGYRYRKLIGHVSRYALDLIAKELEIILHFSNVEFNETEPQLSIKDELKQVEERFSEVDIGGKVTIKQKLLDIVCPTLTSMVSPLHKVKRKGAQKSKVQRRERATTRDPSYFEHVDVFHSTIESSSVRSKLQSKPKAVKKRRVPMIDQFHSTTQPFIVDVVDVVADGHYGYRCIVALLGLREDSWPVIRNELYEELSEWCDASLVGGFDRLEELRNSLLVQSLSAANRNKWMTLPDIGYAIANRYNVILVCMSYSQNYTIFPLRSTPPSDITQHRLICIGHVHGCHFVQVKLLEGYPLPMVNIMSSTHCYPEARV from the exons ATGACTTATGatttaggatttgttgtggTAATAGTAAGATCTGACATAGCTACTGGTGTACGGGGAAGAAAAACGTTCGTCATacttggatgtgaaagagggggGAAATATCGGAAATACAAAGCCGATACGGTGGCTAGTGTCTACGGCACTCGTAAATGTGAGTGTCCATTTAGATTAAAGGGTAAACCATGTTTAGATGGGGCCGAATGGGTGTTGAAGGTGATGTGTGGACATCACAACCATGAGTTGGCTGAAACTTTAGTTGGTCACCCTTATGCTGGCAGGTTAAATATGAGTGAGCAGTCATTACTGGTTGATATGACAAAGA ttCATTCTACTGAGGCTTGGGATGTGTTGATGGATGCAAGGGAAAATCTGATGGATTGTGCTTATGAAAGCTTGTTTGCTGAGTATGTGAATGGTCTTCAATACGCGAGCAATTCATGGTCTTTCttctttgaatatgtgaatcagACTTGGATTATTCTGTACAGTACATACTTTGTAAAGTTCTGGACGAACAGAGTAATGAATTTAGggaacacaaccacaaatag ggcTAAATCTGCTCATTGGAGCCTGAAGAAAGTTCTGGGCAATAGTATGGGTGATTTGTGTTCTTGTTGGGATAATATTCATAACGTCGTTATCCtacaacacaacaagattaaAGCGtcatttgaaagtagtttgttGCTCACGAGTGACCATTCTAGAGGCTACAGATATAGAAAACTTATTGGGCATGTCTCTCGATATGCATTGGATCTCATTGCTAAGGAATTGGAAATAAT ATTGCATTTCTCAAATGTTGAATTTAATGAAACCGAGCCCCAGTTATCCATTAAAGATGAGTTGAAACAAGTAGAAGAGCGATTCAGTGAGGTTGACATTGGCGGTAAAGTCACCATCAAACAGAAGTTACTTGACATTGTTTGTCCTACATTGACATCAATGGTCTCTCCATTACATAAAGTCAAGAGAAAGGGTGCACAAAAAAGTAAAGTTCAACGAAGAGAAAGGGCTACTACGCGGGATCCATCATATTTTGAGCATGTGGATGTCTTTCATTCAACCATAGAATCTTCATCTGTGAGAAGTAAATTACAATCAAAGCCAAAAGCAGTAAAGAAAAGGAGAGTGCCAATGATAGACCAGTTTCATTCTACTACTCAGCCCTTCATTGTGgacgttgttgatgttgtggctGATGGTCACTATGGATATAGATGCATTGTTGCGTTGTTGGGACTCAGAGAAGATTCATGGCCCGTTATCAGGAATGAGTTGTACGAAGAACTTAGTGAATGGTGTGACGCAAGCCTAGTAGGAGGCTTTGATAGACTAGAAGAACTGAGGAACTCTTTGTTGGTGCAGTCACTGTCAGCG GCTAACAGGAACAAGTGGATGACATTACCAGACATTGGTTATGCAATTGCTAACCGATATAACGTTATTTTAGTGTGTATGTCATACTCtcaaaattatactattttcCCACTACGTTCCACACCACCTTCTGATATAACTCAACATCGCTTAATTTGTATAGGACATGTTCATGGATGTCATTTTGTGCAG GTTAAGCTACTAGAAGGTTATCCATTGCCCATGGTGAATATCATGTCCTCAACCCACTGTTATCCGGAGGCACGAGTATGA